Within Thermococcus celer Vu 13 = JCM 8558, the genomic segment ATATCACAGAAGACACTAAAGCCCGGATAGAGGTGATGATTGTTGAAACCTTACCATGTGTTGTTGTTCCTCATGACGTGGTTCCTTGTGCTATCCTTCCTGAGCCTGGTGGCCCTCAGACACGAGGCGGGCTCACCTCCCTTCGTGGCGGCGTTGACGACTTTTTCGCTGTCCCTCGGGGGAATGGCGTGGGCCTTAATAAAAATAAGAAAAAAGCTAATAGAGGAACTAATCCTGGAGGAGGGGCCTTAAATCGGACAGGTGGCTCAATTCCTCGGGAATCGCTTTTTGAGTTGCTATCTCTTTGAAGACGAGAGCGCTCGGCCTGATGTATCGCCTCTTGGACTCCCAATCGACCTTCAACAGTCCGAACTTCATCTGAAATCCTTTGGCCCACTCATAGTTGTCGGTTAGCGACCAGTGGAGGTATCCCCTGATGTCGGCGCCGGCCTCGATGGCGCTGTGAATTGCCCTGAGGTGGCTCACAAGGTAGTAGGATCTATACCTGTCTGCCTCATCGGCCATCCCGTTCTCGGTTATCATCATTGGAAGCCCGTACCTCTCGTTGAGCTCCCTGAGGAGTTTTTCCAGGCCCTCTGGATAGATTTCCCATCCGAAATCGCTGCAGGGCCTTCCGGATTTTGCATAGCCCTTTCTAACCCCTGAAAATCCGTATCCAGGTAGGGGTACTACGTGTCCGTTTACTCTATCGAAGGCTATCCTTGAGTAGTAGTTCACTCCAAGCCAGTCAACCCTTCCCTTCAACTCTTCCCGTCCCTCGCCGACGGTTCTTGATTCACCAAAGTGAACTGAATCGACGAAGCTGTATAGCTCATTCTCCCGTATCTTCCTAACGTCTTCGGCAATTTCCTCGCTGAGGGGGTCGAGCCAGGTGTAGGCGTAGATTACCCCGACCGGCTTTTCTGAGAACTCCTTTATCGCATCGTACGCCCTTGCATGGGCGTATATGAGGTTGAGCTTTGCCTTCTCTACCGCCTCAAAGCTAAGGTACCCCGGAGGAAATCCCGAGTTGGGCCGGCCGTAGCCGTTTTCGTAGACCACGTTCGGTTCGTTCATGGTGCTCCACGAATCCACGAAATCGTTTAGGTGGTAAGCCACGAAAGCCGCAAACTTCGCGAACTCGACGACGCTCCTATCGTCAAGCCACCCGCTTGGAGCCCTATCCGGTCCGAACCTGCGTACCTTTATCGGGTCGTGGAGCCACAGAGGAAGGGGCCAGTGGTAGAGGTTCAGGATGAAGACCTTTCCCCTCTCCCTCCAGTCCGAGTAGATCCTTTTATAGTGCTCGAGGGCCTCCAAGTTTGCCCTCTTTTCAAGCTCTTCTATCGCGCTCTCCGGGACGTCAACGGATGTTATCCTGCCCTCCTCGTCCCTCTCCACGGTGACCCTCACGTCGAAGGTCGGCTCCGGAAAGATGCGCGCCCACTCTATTCCTCCCCTTATGGCGTCCATGCCGAGCTTCTCCGCCATGTCGTGGTCCTTGGAGTAAAGATGCCAGTAGGCGGGCCCGTTTTCCGGCAAATCTCCACTTACCAACCCCGTCATTATGTTCTCCATGTCATGAACCCAGACCCACCAATCACTGTTGGGGACTTCGCTTCCTTTCAGGCCCATCTCGAACTGGAAACCCGACCAGGAGTAGCCGAACACAAAATCCCTGGGGAACTTATACATCTTTCACACCTCCTCAAAGTCCTCCCATCTCCTATAAATCGTGGGGACACTCTCAATCAGGAGCCGGGTGTAGTCCTCCTTCGGGTTGTCAATGACCTCCTGCGGGGTTCCCCTTTCGACGATTTTTCCCTTGTACATTATGAACAGTCTGTCGGAGATGAAATAGGAGAGACCTATGTCGTGGGAGATGAAGATGATGGAACTGCCCAGTTTGTTCCTGAACTCGTTGAATATCTCCATTATCTTACCCCTCGTGGAAACGTCGAGCATTGAGACCGCCTCATCGGCTATTAGGAGCTTGGGTTTGAGGATCCAGCTCCTGGCTATCATGATGCGCTGGAGCTGTCCTCCCGAAAGCTGGTGGGGGTACTTTCCAAGTATCTCGTCAGGGTTCAGGTCAACGGCCTCCAGAGCCTTTGCTTTGAGTTCCTTTCCCTCTTCAGACTTTGGCTCGATCTCCAGGAGTTCCAGGGCTTGATCCAGAACCCTATCAATCTTGTAAAACGGGTTGAAGCTTCCCATCGGGTTCTGGAAAATTGCGTGGACCTGCCTCCAGTAATCCTTGAGTTCCTCCCTCTTCTTTATATCCTTCCATATGTCCCTGCCGTAGAACAGTATCCTCCCCGAGGTGGGTGGGAGCAGTCTGAGTATCATCCTGCCAAGGGTGGTTTTACCCGAGCCACTCTGGCCGACGAGCGAGATTATCTCGCCTTCCCTGACGGTAAACGAGACGTCGTCAACGGCTTTTACGGTTATCTTGCTGAGGAAGCCAGAGGTAAAGACTTTGCTGACGTTCTCGCAGACCAGCATTTCTTTACTCACCCTTCTCACCCCCGTAGAGCCAGCAAGCCACTATACGATTCCCGTTAATTTTCATGAGCGGGGGAGCTTCCTTTCTGCAGATATCCATGGCGTGGGGGCACCTCGGATGGAACCTGCAACCGGCGGGGGGATTGATCAGATTGGGGGGATGGCCAGGAATGTAAGAGATGCCTTTCTCCTTGCCCTCCAGCTCTATCGATGGCACAGAGTGGATGAGACCCTCGGTGTAGGGGTGTAAGGGCTCGTTTATTACCTGCTCTGTAGAGCCAACCTCGACTATCCTGCCCGCGTACATGACGGCTATGCGGTTGGCTATCTGTCTCACCGTTGAGATGTCGTGGGTTATGAAGACGATGCTATCCACAAAGCCGAGCTTTTTGAGCTGAACCAGTGCCTTCAGCACTATCTTTTGCGTGATAACATCCAGTGCCGAGGTTGGCTCGTCCACTATCAGAACTTCTGGAGTTAGCAGGGTCGTCATCGCCAGAACTACCCTCTGCCTCATCCCACCGCTCAGCTGGAAGGGATAGACGTCGATAACGTACTCTGGAAGGTCGAGCTCGGCCAGCCTTTCCTTCAACAGTTCAATGGTCTTCTTCAGTGTGATGCCCTTTTCATGAGACCTGAGGATGTCGTAGGCTATTTTCTTGATCTTTATAGTCGGCATCAGGGCGTTGAGTGCATCCTGGGGGACGTAGGCTATATGCTTCCCCCAGAGGGTCTTCTTCACCGTATCTATGCCCTTAAACTGGGACGCGTTGAACCTCTTCCCATCCCGGGTGATCAACTCAATCCGCCCGCCCTTGAACTCAAGGGGTGGATGGAAATCGAACATGAGTGCCTTCGCGAGGGTTGACTTCCCGCAGCCGCTCTCTCCCACGAGGCCTATGATATCTCCATCGTATATGGTGAAGTTAACCCCATCGACGGCCTTCACAAAGTACTCAGTGGTCCCCTTAAGCTGTCTGTAGTAGGCCCTCACGTTTTCTAAAATCATCCTCTCGGACATGTCGCTATACCTCCCTCAGTCTTGGGTTGAACACCTGCTCTATACCCTGGGATATCAGGAGCAGTGCCGTGGAGAGTGCCACGAGAAGAATTCCCGGGGGTATGAACACCCACCACTGGCCCAGGAAGTAGGCCTGGGTGACCGCCGCAAAGTAGAGCATTTTTCCAAGCGTCATTATCTTTATTGGCGTCAGTCCGAGTATGCTCAGGCCGACCTCGGCATTTATGCCTATGTTCATGAACGTGACAAAGGACACCACTATGTAGGTGGCAACCTGGGGAAGAATATCGAACACGGCTATTTTTATGTCACCGTAACCTGCCATCTTGGAAAAGCTGACAAAGTCCCTTTCTCTAAGGCTCAGGAACTGAGCTCTGATTGCCCGCCCAAACCAGGGCCAGGCCGTCAGGGATATTATGACCGCAACCACGGTCAAACCAGACTTCTCCAGACCGAGGTAGGTTGCTATTATTATTGCCAGCAGGACGTTGGGTATGGTGATCACCACGTTGGTAAATGCCATGAGGCTCTCGTCTGTAAGCCCTCCCTTTATTCCAGCCACAGCTCCTATAATTAAACCTATGAGGACCGAGAAGATGCCCGTCAATACGCCCACGTAAAGGGAGTTCCTTATGCCTATGATGATCTGTGCCAGAATGTCCCTGCCAAACTGGTCCGTTCCGAGGAGGTACTGAGTGCTTGGGGGGACCGCCGGGGGCCCGGATGGGGCGAAGGGATCAACAGGATACATATATGCTCCAAAGATCGACAGCATGAATTCAAACATCAATATGCTGAGTCCCAGTGTAAATCGCTTGTTTCTGAATAGAACGTAGAGTATTTCCTTGTCCATAGTCTCACCTCATTCCTCTCTTGCTCCAAGCCTTATTCTCGGGTCTATCAGCACGTACAGGAATTCCACAATGAAGTTAGCAATCAGCAGGGTTCCGATTAATATAAGGAATATACCCTGTATCATTGGGTAGTCCCTCGATCCGAGGGCCCTGGCCAGCAGAATGCCCATTCCCTGGTAATTGAATATCTGTTCCGTGATTATCTGCCCGGCCATGACGGTTCCAAGCTGTATTGCAATTCCAGTAATCTGCGGGAGCAGGGAATTCCTCAGGACGTACCTGAATATTATCTCACTATTAACGTTAAGTCTCTCAGCAAACGTAACGTAGGTCGAACCCAGCTCCATGGCCGCCAGAACCCTCATGCCGATGATCCAGCCTCCGGTGCTTACCAGCGCTATGGAGAGGAACGGCAGTATGTAGTGGTAGAGGTAGCTCTTTAGGAACGTCCAGCTCAGGGAGGGGGTGAGTGTGGGGTCGTATGCCGAGCCCGTGGGGAGCCAGCCCAGCTTTATTGCGAATACGTATATCAGCACCATCGCCATCCAGTAGTAGGGTATCTGAGAGAGCACTATTCCCGTTGAAACGATGCTTTTCTCAAAGAGGGTGCCCCTCCTGTAGGCCGCCCTTGCTCCAAGGTAGTTGCCGATGGTCCAAGAGACGAGAGTAGCCGGCACAAGCAAGAGAAGGGTCCAGGGCAGGTGCCATGCTATGAGGTCTGTGACGGGCTGCCGGAAGGAGGATATCGAATACCCCAGGTTCCCTGAAAATGCATTTTTGAGGAATTCAAGGTATTGAACGTGGAGGGGCTTGTTCAGCCCGAACTCCTCTATGAGTCGTCTCTGGTAGTCACTCAGAAGTTCCGGTGAGATGGAACCCTGGGAGTATTGTGCTATTATCTGCTGCACCGGGTTTCCAGGTGCTATCCTAGGAAGCAGAAAAGCTAGACTCGTTGCAACAAAATAAGTGGCGAGTAAAAAAGAAATTTTAATGAGGAGATACCTGTATACTGGCCTCACTTCGTTTCCCTCCTATCACTTCAGGACCTTTCTAATGCCTACCATTACGGCAACGACCAGGAGGATAATTATTCCGAGCCCAATCAGGAACCTCGAGCTGTTTACTCCTCCTCCAGTCGTGGTGGTTGTTGATGGTGAAGAAATGGTTTCAGAGGGCGTTGACGTTTCCATGGTTTCGGTCACGTTGAAAGTCGGCACGAAGGCTCCCGAGATCTGGGAAAAGACCTCTGTATTCGGTATCAGCAAGCCACCTTCGTCGACCGGCTTTGCCCACTCCGGAGCTTTGACCGTCTCCCCTGCCTTTGAGAGTCCAAAGAGCAGCCACAATGCAAGAGAATACTCCCTGTACGGTGCCACTTCCGTCCACCACGGGTTATTCTCATTGGGCCAGCCCTTCCAGTATCTCTCACTGTAGGCGTACCACTGAACGGAATATGCGATTGGGACGGATGGTACTTCCTCGTAAATGAGCCTCTGGATCTTCGTGTAGTAATTCATAAGTTCATCCTCTGATTTGGCCTTCGAAGCATTAACGAGTAAATTCAAAGCCTGCGAGTTGTTGTAGTACTCCCAGTTTCCCGTCGGAGGGGCTAACCTGGGATCCAGGACGTACCTGTAGGTATCCCATGGATGGTAAAATGAGGGGGATGCCGTCCATCCAAGTGCTAAGGTGTAGTCCCCACCCTGTATGTAGCCCCAGTACGCACCGTAATCAACGGGGTTTGCGACAACGTTTAGCCCAATATTCTGGAGATCGCTGGCGATGAGGTCAGCGGCAATCATCCAGTCGGTCCATCCAGTGGGGATTATTATGTTGAGTTCGATCTTTTTCCCGTCGGGCGTCTCCAGGAAGCCATCCCCATCAACATCTTTGTAGCCTGCCTTCTGAAGTATCTGCTTGGCTTTCTCCGTATCAGTCAGAACCTTGCCCTCTGGGTTTCCCCAGTACTCTTTAGCCAGGGTGGTGTTAAGCCACCTCCGGTAATGCGGGAAGACGGTAAAGACCAGTGACATGGAGGGCTGCTCCGAATAACCGTAGAAGGCTTTGGTGAGGACCTCCTGGTAGTCTATGGCATAAGCTATTGCTTTTCTGAGGTTTTTATCGCTTAGAATCTCGTTCTTGTTGTTCATGTAAAGCATCACAAAGGCTCCCGGCCTGAAATAGGGTGGACTCTTATAGAAGGTCCCAACCTCCTTGAATTTCCCGACGTTTGGTATGAATATTCCGGACCAATCAACGTTGCCTTGTCTCAGATCCAGAAGGGCCTGCTCGTTGCTCAGGTATATCCTGTGAACGAGATACTTTGGAGCTGGCAGTCCAAAGATCTCCTTGCCCCACCAGTCGTCGATCCTCTCGTAGACTATCCTGAGCTCATCGAAGTAGTACAGCTTATAAGGGCCAGAAACAACCTGGGGAAGGTTCATTGCCACGTCCCCTTCGTCGGTAGAAACCACGTCGTTACAGACGTTCCCGCAGTTCCTCCAGTTTATTACGTATGATCCCAATTTTTCGTAAGCTTTCTCATAGACGTGCTTTGGAGCCGGGGCTAACTGAAGGGAGTACTGAAGGAACATGGGTAAGTTGCCCTCAGGACCGATTGTAAACTCAACCGTATGTTCGTCTATGGCCTTCACATCACCTATGTAGGGCTCGGAACCTGCCGCAGGACCGGAGCCGAGTTCTCTTGACATTTGGAAAGTCCAAACCACATCCTGAGCGGTTATGGGTGTCCCATCACTCCATTTTGCTTCGGGGCGCAGGTGGACTATCAGACTCGTCTGGTTCACAAGTGTGAAGTCTTTCCCTATTATTGGTAGCCATAAGTTCAGGCCTGCGATATACTGGAACAGCGGTAGGTACATAAAACCGCCGGTAAAGTAGGTGCCCCATGTCTGGGAAGGTGAAAGCAGGTTCCATGTGGATGCAGGAGCCCACTGTGCTCCGGTAACGAAAACTGTGTCCTCTCTGGGCAGGGAAATCTGAGCGCTTGCCTGGGGAAGCGTTGCGAGAAACCCCATAAGCAAAACAAAAATCACCATAAAGCTCGCGATTTTTTCTAATTTTCCGGGCATGGTTAAGCCTCCAGTTGCTTTTTATACTTCATCCTATCCATTATATCTTAGTGGTTACTTATAAGTATTTCGTGTAGCCACACAATTATACAAATAGAAAAATATTTATATGTAGCCACCCATGTTATTAACGGGTGATCCCATGACAAGAGCAGGAAAACTGTTGGTGGCAGTTTTTGTTTTTGTGATTTTTCTT encodes:
- the bgaS gene encoding beta-galactosidase BgaS, whose translation is MYKFPRDFVFGYSWSGFQFEMGLKGSEVPNSDWWVWVHDMENIMTGLVSGDLPENGPAYWHLYSKDHDMAEKLGMDAIRGGIEWARIFPEPTFDVRVTVERDEEGRITSVDVPESAIEELEKRANLEALEHYKRIYSDWRERGKVFILNLYHWPLPLWLHDPIKVRRFGPDRAPSGWLDDRSVVEFAKFAAFVAYHLNDFVDSWSTMNEPNVVYENGYGRPNSGFPPGYLSFEAVEKAKLNLIYAHARAYDAIKEFSEKPVGVIYAYTWLDPLSEEIAEDVRKIRENELYSFVDSVHFGESRTVGEGREELKGRVDWLGVNYYSRIAFDRVNGHVVPLPGYGFSGVRKGYAKSGRPCSDFGWEIYPEGLEKLLRELNERYGLPMMITENGMADEADRYRSYYLVSHLRAIHSAIEAGADIRGYLHWSLTDNYEWAKGFQMKFGLLKVDWESKRRYIRPSALVFKEIATQKAIPEELSHLSDLRPLLQD
- a CDS encoding ABC transporter ATP-binding protein, which codes for MSKEMLVCENVSKVFTSGFLSKITVKAVDDVSFTVREGEIISLVGQSGSGKTTLGRMILRLLPPTSGRILFYGRDIWKDIKKREELKDYWRQVHAIFQNPMGSFNPFYKIDRVLDQALELLEIEPKSEEGKELKAKALEAVDLNPDEILGKYPHQLSGGQLQRIMIARSWILKPKLLIADEAVSMLDVSTRGKIMEIFNEFRNKLGSSIIFISHDIGLSYFISDRLFIMYKGKIVERGTPQEVIDNPKEDYTRLLIESVPTIYRRWEDFEEV
- a CDS encoding ABC transporter ATP-binding protein, whose protein sequence is MSERMILENVRAYYRQLKGTTEYFVKAVDGVNFTIYDGDIIGLVGESGCGKSTLAKALMFDFHPPLEFKGGRIELITRDGKRFNASQFKGIDTVKKTLWGKHIAYVPQDALNALMPTIKIKKIAYDILRSHEKGITLKKTIELLKERLAELDLPEYVIDVYPFQLSGGMRQRVVLAMTTLLTPEVLIVDEPTSALDVITQKIVLKALVQLKKLGFVDSIVFITHDISTVRQIANRIAVMYAGRIVEVGSTEQVINEPLHPYTEGLIHSVPSIELEGKEKGISYIPGHPPNLINPPAGCRFHPRCPHAMDICRKEAPPLMKINGNRIVACWLYGGEKGE
- a CDS encoding ABC transporter permease, with the translated sequence MDKEILYVLFRNKRFTLGLSILMFEFMLSIFGAYMYPVDPFAPSGPPAVPPSTQYLLGTDQFGRDILAQIIIGIRNSLYVGVLTGIFSVLIGLIIGAVAGIKGGLTDESLMAFTNVVITIPNVLLAIIIATYLGLEKSGLTVVAVIISLTAWPWFGRAIRAQFLSLRERDFVSFSKMAGYGDIKIAVFDILPQVATYIVVSFVTFMNIGINAEVGLSILGLTPIKIMTLGKMLYFAAVTQAYFLGQWWVFIPPGILLVALSTALLLISQGIEQVFNPRLREV
- a CDS encoding ABC transporter permease → MPATLVSWTIGNYLGARAAYRRGTLFEKSIVSTGIVLSQIPYYWMAMVLIYVFAIKLGWLPTGSAYDPTLTPSLSWTFLKSYLYHYILPFLSIALVSTGGWIIGMRVLAAMELGSTYVTFAERLNVNSEIIFRYVLRNSLLPQITGIAIQLGTVMAGQIITEQIFNYQGMGILLARALGSRDYPMIQGIFLILIGTLLIANFIVEFLYVLIDPRIRLGAREE
- a CDS encoding ABC transporter substrate-binding protein, which encodes MPGKLEKIASFMVIFVLLMGFLATLPQASAQISLPREDTVFVTGAQWAPASTWNLLSPSQTWGTYFTGGFMYLPLFQYIAGLNLWLPIIGKDFTLVNQTSLIVHLRPEAKWSDGTPITAQDVVWTFQMSRELGSGPAAGSEPYIGDVKAIDEHTVEFTIGPEGNLPMFLQYSLQLAPAPKHVYEKAYEKLGSYVINWRNCGNVCNDVVSTDEGDVAMNLPQVVSGPYKLYYFDELRIVYERIDDWWGKEIFGLPAPKYLVHRIYLSNEQALLDLRQGNVDWSGIFIPNVGKFKEVGTFYKSPPYFRPGAFVMLYMNNKNEILSDKNLRKAIAYAIDYQEVLTKAFYGYSEQPSMSLVFTVFPHYRRWLNTTLAKEYWGNPEGKVLTDTEKAKQILQKAGYKDVDGDGFLETPDGKKIELNIIIPTGWTDWMIAADLIASDLQNIGLNVVANPVDYGAYWGYIQGGDYTLALGWTASPSFYHPWDTYRYVLDPRLAPPTGNWEYYNNSQALNLLVNASKAKSEDELMNYYTKIQRLIYEEVPSVPIAYSVQWYAYSERYWKGWPNENNPWWTEVAPYREYSLALWLLFGLSKAGETVKAPEWAKPVDEGGLLIPNTEVFSQISGAFVPTFNVTETMETSTPSETISSPSTTTTTGGGVNSSRFLIGLGIIILLVVAVMVGIRKVLK